The following coding sequences lie in one Gadus macrocephalus chromosome 1, ASM3116895v1 genomic window:
- the LOC132465547 gene encoding acidic mammalian chitinase-like, which translates to MGKLLVVAALALLFNAQLGSAFKLSCYFTNWAQYRPPPTIYMPTNIDPCLCTHLLYAFATMKNNMLATYEWNDVELYSQFNGLKNQNGELKTLLSVGGWNFGSAGFSAMVASPTNRQTFINSVVVFLRKYEFDGLDIDWEYPALRGSPPEDKHYYSVLLQEMRAAFEAEAKKTSRARLLLSAAVAAGQGNIETAYEIPALGQALDMINVMTYDFHGSWDPMTGEVSPLFKGPEDHGGFIYFNVDYAMNYWKDNGAPADKLMVGFPTYGNTFTLRNPANHGVGAPTAGAGTPGKYTQEAGELAYFEICDFLKGGTEVWNAVQDVPYAYKGNQWVGYDNMKSFQIKVDWVKKNNFAGAMVWTLDMDDYSGTFCHQGKYPLINVLKKGLGLESASCTAPATPLPPIKGVTSDGGSSSGGGGSSGGGGSSGGGSSSGGGSDPGTKGMSATFCVGKGNGMFPDPTNKNQFYQCSMGKTYFQHCTNGLVFDTSCSCCNWA; encoded by the exons ATGGGTAAACTACTGGTTGTGGCGG CTCTGGCCCTCTTGTTCAATGCACAGCTTG GATCTGCCTTCAAGCTGTCATGTTACTTCACCAACTGGGCTCagtacagacccccccccaccatctacATGCCCACCAACATTGACCCCTGCCTGTGCACCCATCTCCTGTACGCCTTCGCCACGATGAAGAACAACATGCTGGCCACCTACGAGTGGAACGACGTGGAGCTGTACAGCCAGTTCAACGGCTTGAAGAACCA GAACGGCGAGTTGAAGACTCTTCTGTCTGTGGGCGGATGGAACTTCGGATCTGCAGG CTTCTCAGCCATGGTGGCCAGTCCAACCAATCGCCAAACCTTTATCAACTCTGTCGTGGTGTTCCTGAGGAAGTATGAGTTTGACGGGCTTGACATTGACTGGGAGTACCCAGCCCTCAGAGGAAGCCCCCCAGAGGACAAGCACTACTATTCGGTTCTGCTTCAA GAGATGAGAGCTGCCTTTGAGGCCGAGGCCAAGAAGACCAGCAGggcccgtctcctcctctccgccgCCGTGGCAGCCGGCCAGGGCAACATCGAAACTGCCTATGAAATCCCGGCTCTGGGCCA GGCCCTGGATATGATCAACGTCATGACCTACGACTTCCATGGCTCCTGGGACCCCATGACCGGAGAGGTCAGTCCCCTGTTCAAGGGCCCCGAGGACCACGGTGGATTCATCTACTTCAACGTC GACTACGCCATGAACTACTGGAAGGACAACGGAGCCCCAGCTGACAAGCTGATGGTCGGATTCCCCACCTATGGCAACACCTTTACCCTGCGTAACCCTGCCAACCACGGTGTTGGGGCCCCCACTGCCGGAGCTGGAACCCCTGGAAAGTACACACAAGAGGCCGGAGAGCTGGCTTACTTTGAG ATCTGTGACTTCCTGAAAGGAGGGACTGAGGTGTGGAACGCGGTCCAGGATGTGCCCTATGCCTACAAAGGAAACCAGTGGGTGGGCTATGACAACATGAAGAGCTTCCAGATTAAG GTTGACTGGGTGAAGAAGAACAACTTTGCCGGAGCCATGGTCTGGACCCTTGACATGGACGACTACAGTGGAACCTTCTGTCACCAGGGGAAATACCCCCTCATCAACGTGCTGAAGAAGGGCCTCGGCCTGGAGTCCGCAT CTTGCACTGCCCCTGCGACTCCCCTGCCACCTATCAAAGGTGTGACCAGTGACGGTGGAAGCAGCTCGGGTGGTGGAGGCAGCTCGGGTGGTGGAGGCAGCTCGGGTGGTGGAAGCAGCTCGGGTGGCGGCTCTGACCCTGGAACCAAGGGCATGAGCGCCACCTTCTGCGTGGGCAAGGGCAACGGAATGTTCCCAGACCCAACCAACAAGAACCAGTTCTACCAGTGCAGCATGGGCAAGACATACTTCCAGCACTGTACCAATGGGCTGGTCTTTGACACCTCCTGCAGTTGCTGCAACTGGGCCTAG
- the mfsd4ab gene encoding major facilitator superfamily domain-containing protein 4B has product MFIEERILTLFKNNAHHTLTYWSVFFSFGLCIAFLGPTILDLQCQTSSTLSQITWVFFAQQFCLLIGSSIAGVFKKTLFSALSTLFVSAVVISVVFAIIPLCNNVLLLAVAMAVSGLAMGLIDTIANIQLVTIYQKDSAMFLQALHFFIGFGALVSPLIADPFLSDSGCGNHTGNATQAMIHHHRNMLRNSPMASHSINESIGAPEGPQGEESTVHYAFWIMSIINLPVPLAVLFLMYRERLFPCSPRSPSLMDKDELALENQQGDTETPEAGGHGSIFSCCQNDNLRGLPVSFFMIHIMGGLVLFMTDGIVGAYAGFVYTYAVEEPMSLPHKTAGYLASIFWAAITAGRLVSIPLNYRFKPVKLLLVNLVGVIVTVLMLLIFYTNHIFLFVGTGFCGLFLSSIFPCMLAFTEDILDYQGCATTVLVTSAGMGEMVMTLLVGMIIESQGSYSFLVIGLVVACLGFIAFMGLMFFNRMHRNYLTGTGKKSAMVEVTVARQNGAVGSEQRGAEGS; this is encoded by the exons ATGTTTATAGAGGAGCGGATTCTAACACTTTTTAAAAATAATGCCCATCACACCTTGACCTACTGGAGTGTGTTCTTTAGTTTCGGACTATGCATTGCCTTCCTGGGACCCACCATATTGGACCTGCAGTGTCAGACCAGCTCCACGCTCAGTCAGATCACCTGGGTGTTCTTTGCCCAGCAATTCTGCCTGCTGATCGGAAGCTCCATCGCGGGTGTGTTCAAGAAAAC GTTGTTCAGTGCCTTGTCAACCCTGTTTGTCTCTGCCGTGGTCATCTCGGTGGTATTTGCCATCATCCCCCTGTGCAATAATGTCCTGCTGCTGGCTGTCGCCATGGCCGTGTCTGGCCTGGCAATGGGCCTCATCGACACCATCGCCAACATCCAGCTGGTCACCATCTACCAGAAGGACTCGGCCATGTTCCTGCAG gcGCTTCACTTCTTCATCGGTTTCGGGGCCCTGGTGAGCCCCCTGATAGCGGACCCCTTCCTCTCGGACAGCGGCTGTGGGAACCACACGGGCAACGCCACCCAGGCGATGATTCACCACCACAGGAACATGCTGAGGAACAGCCCCATGGCCTCGCACAGCATCAACGAGAGCATCGGGGCCCCCGAAGGGCCCCAGGGGGAGGAGTCCACCGTGCACTACGCCTTCTGGATCATGTCCATAATTAAT CTGCCCGTACCTCTGGCCGTTTTGTTCCTGATGTACCGAGAGAGGCTGTTCCCCTGCAGCCCCAGAAGCCCTAGCCTGATGGACAAAGATGAACTGGCATTGGAGAACCAGCAGGGGGACACAGAGACACCGGAGGCTGGAG GTCACGGCAGTATCTTTAGCTGCTGTCAGAATGATAACCTACGTGGGCTGCCCGTGTCCTTCTTCATGATTCATATCATGGGGGGGCTGGTGCTCTTCATGACTGATGGCATTGTG GGGGCCTACGCTGGATTTGTGTACACGTACGCCGTGGAGGAACCCATGTCGCTGCCCCACAAGACGGCTGGCTACCTGGCCAGCATATTCTGGGCCGCCATCACCGCGGGCCGCCTGGTGTCCATCCCACTCAACTACCGCTTCAAGCCTGTGAAGCTGCTCCTGGTTAACCTG GTGGGCGTCATCGTGACCGTCCTGATGCTGTTAATCTTCTACACCAACCACATCTTCCTGTTCGTTGGGACCGGTTTTTGTGGTCTCTTCCTCAGCAGTATATTCCCTTGCATGCTGGCCTTTACTGAAGACATTCTGGACTACCAAG GATGTGCAACAACTGTCCTGGTCACGAGCGCTGGGATGGGAGAGATGGTGATGACACTGTTGGTTGGCATG ATTATAGAGTCCCAGGGCAGCTACAGCTTCCTGGTGATTGGGTTGGTCGTGGCCTGCCTGGGCTTCATAGCCTTCATGGGCCTCATGTTCTTCAATCGGATGCACAGAAACTACCTCACAG GAACGGGGAAGAAGAGCGCCATGGTGGAGGTGACGGTGGCGAGGCAGAACGGAGCCGTCGGCTCAGAGCAGAGGGGGGCAGAGGGCAGCTGA